In Microbacterium enclense, the DNA window CGCTCACGCCGCCCCGCCCATACCACCCCTCACAGCGCTCCCCCCGGCACCCGCGACCGCGGGGTCCGCGCCCGTCATCCGACCGGCATCGAGCGCTCCCGCGACCCATACCGTCGAGTCCGGCGACACCGTCTGGGCGATCGCCCAGCGCTACGGTCTCGACACCGCCGCACTGCAGGCGGCGAACGGCCTCGACGGCGCCAGCATCATCCGCCCCGGCCAGGTGCTGACCCTCGGGGTCGCGGCTCCGACGCCGTCTGCTCCTCCCGCTGACGTCGCCTCGTCGACGTACGAGGTGCAGGCCGGCGACACCATCTCCGCGATCGCGGCCGCCCACGGGGTGTCGACCGACGCGGTCCTGACCGCCAACGGCCTGACACGCGACTCGATCATCTACCCCGGCGAATCGCTGCAGATCCCCTCCGCGGCTGCGCCCGGTCCGGCATCCGTCGATCCGGTGCTCGCTCCGGGACTCGATGCGGAACAGTCCGAGAACGCCCGGCTCATCATCCGCATCGGTCGTGAGCTCGGCGTCTCCGATCGCGGCATCCTCGTCGCCCTGGGCACCGCCATGCAGGAATCGTGGTTGCGCAACCTCGACTGGGGCGACCGCGACTCCCTCGGGCTGTTCCAGCAGCGCCCGAGCACCGGCTGGGGCACCGCCGAACAGGTTCTCGACCGCGAGCGCTCCACCCGCGTGTTCTACGGCGGCCCGGCCGACCCCAACGGGTCGGACACGCGCGGTCTCCTCGACATCGCGGGCTGGGAGAACCTCTCCTACGCCGACGCGGCCCAGGCCGTGCAGATCTCCGCCTACCCCGACCGCTACGCGCAGTGGGAGCAGCCGGCCACCGAGTGGCTCGCCGTTCTCGGTTGAGGTGAGGGTGAGCCGCTCCCGGGGCTCCCAGGGGGCGCTCCGTAGACTCGGACTGTGAGCACGAGTCAGCAGGCCGACCCGCTGATCGGCCGTCTCGTCGACGGCCGGTACCGGGTGCGCGCGCGTATCGCGCGCGGCGGCATGGCGACCGTGTACGTCGCGACCGACCTGCGCCTCGAGCGCCGGGTCGCGCTGAAGGTCATGCACGGCCACCTGAGCGACGACACCGTGTTCCAGAGCCGGTTCATCCAGGAGGCGCGCTCTGCCGCACGGCTGAGCGACCCGCACGTGGTGAACGTGTTCGACCAGGGCCAGGACGGCGAGATGGCCTACCTCGTCATGGAGTACCTGCCGGGAATCACGCTGCGCGAGCTCCTGCGCGAGCACAAGCGCCTCACCGTCGATCAGACCCTGACGATCATGGATGCCATCCTCTCGGGACTCGCGGCCGCCCATCGCGCCGGGATCGTCCACCGCGACGTCAAGCCGGAGAACGTGCTCCTCGCCGAAGACGGGCGCATCAAGATCGGCGACTTCGGTCTGGCCCGCGCCACGACAGCCAACACCGCCAGCGGCGCCCAGCTCATGGGCACGATCGCCTACCTGGCGCCCGAGCTCGTGACGCGCGGCACCGCCGACGCCCGCAGCGACATCTACTCGCTCGGCATCATGCTGTACGAGATGCTCGCGGGTGAGCAGCCCTACAAGGGCGAGCAGCCTATGCAGATCGCCTACCAGCATGCGACCGACTCGGTCCCACGGCCGAGCGCGAAGAACCCGTCCGTTCCCGAGCAGCTCGACGAGCTCGTGCTGTGGTCGACCGAACGCGAACCCGACGACCGCCCCGTCGACGCCGGTGTCATGCTGCAGCGTCTGCGCGAGATCGAGAAAGAGCTGGGCCTGGCCCCACAGGTCGCGCGCGCGGTGTCGGTGGGAACCGTCGGTCCCTCGAGCCCCGCGGAGTCCCGCGAGCTGACGAAGGTGCTGCCGCAGACGGCGACCGTGCCCGACGCCCCCACGGAGGACACGGACAACGCCGCGCGGCTGCGAGCCCGCACGCGCCGTCGAACGGCCCGCGGTGTGTGGCTGCTGCTGCTCGTCCTCCTCCTCGCGGGCGGTTCGGCCGCGACCGGGTGGTGGTTCGGTTCCGGACCCGGCTCGCTCGTCGAGGTCCCCGACGTCTCGCAGCGGAGCTTCGCGGATGCCGAGAACCTGCTGGCCCAGAACCAGTTGCGGGCGCAGGCTCAGGACGTCAACGACCGCGAGATCCCGGCCGGAACCACGGTCGGGTCCGACCCCCCGGCCACCTCGCGCCTCGACAAAGAGACGGTGGTGACCGTCTTCGTGTCCGCGGGCCCGGCGACCCACCAGATCCCGGAGTTGACGGGCAAGAGCGTCGACGAGGTGCGCGGCATCCTCGAGGCCGCCTATGTCGGCGTGGGAGACGTCGGCCAGGAATTCACGGACGCCGAGGCCAACACGGTTCTCTCGGCGTCGATCACCCCGCGCTCCGGAGGCGACGCGATCGACTGCACCGGCGGCTGCACCGTGTACGAGGGCGACGCCGCATCACTCATGGCATCCCTGGGGCCTGTTCCGGACGTCGCCGGCATGACGACGGCTCAGGCGGAACGCGAGCTCCAGGCCGTGAACCTGTCGACCACGACGAGCGAGGAATACAGCAACTCCGTCGCCTCGGGCACCGTGATCGCCATCGGCGACCGCGACGGGGGCGGCAACTGGCGGCCGGGCGACACGGTGACCCTGCGTGTGTCGATCGGGCCGAAGCCCGTGATGATCCCGGAGAACATCGTGGGCATGTCGATCCGCGACGCGGTGTCGACTCTCGAGAACCTCGGTTTCGAGGTCAATGCCGGGATCGACGACGGCACCCTTCCCCTCGGGTTCAAGTACTGGGACATCTACAAGGTGCGCGCCAGCAACCCGAAGGCCGGAACGACCGCCCCACAGGGCAGCACGGTCACGTTGACGCCGACGCTGTAGCGCGGGCGGAGCGCCTCACCGGCCGCCTCACCGGCGTGGCGCGGCCTCTCGCGCCGGGATCGCGTGCGATGACCGCGCCCTGGCCCACACCCACGGCCAACGACGACGCCCCCGATCACGACGGATCGGGGGCGTCGCTCGCGGTGAGCGCGACTCAGCGCTTCTCGAGCTCCTCGGCCACGAGGAACGCGAGCTCGAGGCTCTGGCGGTGGTTCAGGCGCGGGTCGCACAGGCTCTCGTAGCGCGTCGCGAGGGTCGCCTCGTCGATCTGCTCGGCCCCGCCGAGGCACTCGGTGACGTCGTCACCCGTGAGTTCGACGTGGATGCCACCGGGGTGCGTCCCGACCGCGCGGTGCGCCTCGAAGAATCCGCGCACCTCGTCGACCACGTCGTCGAAACGACGGGTCTTGTACCCGGTGGGCGTCGTGATGCCGTTGCCATGCATGGGGTCGGTGACCCACAGCGGCGTCGCCCCGGAATCGCGGACGGCCTCGAGCAGGGGCGGAAGGGCGTCACGGATCTTGCCCGCCCCCATGCGCGTGATGAACGTCAGGCGGCCGGGCTCGCGCTCGGGGTCGAGCTTGTCGATGAGGGCGAGCGCGGTCTCGGCCGTCGTGGTGGGGCCGAGCTTCACGCCGATCGGGTTGCGGATCTTCGAGAAGTAGTCGACGTGCGCGCCGTCGAGCTCGCGCGTGCGCTCGCCGATCCACTGGAAGTGCGACGACGTGTTGTACGGGAGTCCGGTGCGCGAGTCGATCCGCGTCATCGGTCGCTCGTAGTCCATGAGCAGGCCCTCGTGGCCCGTGTAGAACTCCACGCGCGTGAGCTCGTCGAAGTCCGCACCCGCGGCCTCCATGAACTTGATCGCGCGGTCGATCTCCGTCGCCATGGCCTCGTACGCCTGGTTCGCGGGAGTGCTGGCGAAACCCTTGTTCCAGCTGTGCACCTCGCGCAGGTCGGCGAACCCGCCCTGCGTGAAGGCACGGATGAGGTTCAGCGTCGACGCGGCGGTGTGGTAGCCCTTGAGCAGACGGGCGGGGTCGGCCTTGCGCGACTCCTCGGTGAAGTCGTAGCCGTTGACGATGTCGCCCCGGTAGGCGGGAAGCGTCACTCCCCCGCGGGTCTCGACGTCGCTCGAGCGGGGCTTGGCGAACTGGCCCGCCATGCGGCCCATCTTCACCACGGGCATCGAGGCGCCATACGTCAGCACGACGGCCATCTGCAGGACCGTCTTGATGCGGTTGCGGATCTGCTCGGCGGTCGCGCCGGCGAACGTCTCGGCGCAGTCACCGCCCTGCAGGAGGAAGGCCTGACCGGCGGCGGCACGAGCGAGACGATCGCGCAGGATGTCGACCTCGCCGGCGAAGACCAGCGGCGGAAGGGTCGCCAACTCTGCGGATGCCGCGGCCACCGCGCCCTCGTCATACCACTGCGGCTGCTGCTTGATGGGCAGGGATCGCCAGTGGTCGAGGTCGTGGAGCTGCTGATTCACCCCTGAAGTCTAGTGGCGCGACGCGGGCGCCTTCGCCGCCTGCGCGGTCGCCAGACGGTCCTTCACGGTCGAGGCGTAGACGTCTTCGTAACGCTGCTCGCCGAGGCGCTGGAGGGCCACCATGATCTCGTCGGTCACCGAGCGCAGGATGTACCGATCACCCTCCATCCCGTCGAACCGGGAGAAGTCGAGGGGCTCGCCGATGATGATCCCCACGCGGCCCACGCGCGGCAGACGCTGTCCGATCGGCATGACGGCACCGGTGTCGACCATCACAACGGGGATCACGGGGACACGGGCCTCCAAGGCCATGCGCGCGATGCCCGTGCGACCGCGGTACAGCGTGCCGTCGGGGCTCCGGGTGCCTTCGGGGTAGATCCCCAGCAGCTCGCCGCGCCCCAGCACCCCCAGACCGGTGTTCAAGGATGCCTCGGAGGCCTTGCCCCCGGAGCGGTCGATGGGCAGCTGCCCGGTCGCGGTGAAGAACATCCGCGTGGCCCAGCCTTTGAGCCCCTTGCCGGTGAAGTAGTCGCTCTTGGCGAGGAAGGCCATCCGGCGGTCGATCATCAGCGGAAGGAAGATCGAGTCGGAGAACGAGAGGTGGTTGCTCGCGAGGATCGCGGCACCGTCGCGCGGGATGTTGCGCCGGCCCACGAGCCACGGGCGGAACACGGCCTTGATGACCGGTCCGATCACGACGTACTTCATGAGCCAGTAGAACATCGTCAGCGCTCCTTGCCGGCCAGATCCGCGACGCCGATGAGTCCGGCGTCATTGCCCAATCGCGCGATCGTGAACTCGGCGACCGGACGTTCACCGTACCCCGGGAGGGAGGTCTCGTACGCGAGTCTCACCGGCACGAGCAGGTCGGCGCCCAGCTGCGCGACGCCCCCTCCGATGACGAACAGCTCGGGATCGAGGACGGCCTGGAACCCACCGCACGCCTCGCCCAGCGCCGTGGCGACGCGGCGCAACGCCTCGATCGCGCCAGGATCGCCCGCGAGCACCAGCCGCGAGACCGCGGGTCCGGGAATCGCGCCCTTCTCGTCACGGACCGCGGCGAGAGCCGCACCGATCCCGCCTTCGTCGGCGATCGCGTTGGCCTCGCGCTGGAGGGCGCGGCCGGACGCATACTGCTCGAGGCATCCGTTCTGTCCGCACCCGCAGGGATGACCGCCCCGGACGAAGCGCATGTGCCCGAGCTCGCCGCCGATGCCGTGACCGCCGCGGAAGAGCTCGCCGTCGGTGACGACGGCACCGCCGACGCCCGTGCCCATCGTCAGCATGACCATGTCGCGCACACCTTGGCCCGCGCCGAAGCGGTACTCGCCCCAGCCTGCGGCGTTCGCGTCGTTCTCGATCGTCACGGGGGCGTCGAGGCGACCCTCGAGACGGGCACGCAGGGGCTCGTTTCGCCAATCGATGTTCGGGGCGTAGATCACGGTGCTGCGGTCGGAGCTGATGAATCCCGCGGCGGCGACGCCGATCGCGTGGATCTCGTGCGCGCGGCGCAGGTGGTCGGCCATATCGACGACGGCATCGACCAGCGCCGCCGGATCGATCGGGGTGTCCACCCGCAGCTTCTCGACGATCGTGCCGTCCTCGGCGACGACGCCGCCCGCGATCTTGGTGCCTCCGATGTCGATGCCGACGTTCTGCACCGTGCTCCCCTCC includes these proteins:
- a CDS encoding LysM peptidoglycan-binding domain-containing protein; its protein translation is MRRLPSFPLPAAPRPGAVWPAAIVGTIALALTGESAAHAAPPIPPLTALPPAPATAGSAPVIRPASSAPATHTVESGDTVWAIAQRYGLDTAALQAANGLDGASIIRPGQVLTLGVAAPTPSAPPADVASSTYEVQAGDTISAIAAAHGVSTDAVLTANGLTRDSIIYPGESLQIPSAAAPGPASVDPVLAPGLDAEQSENARLIIRIGRELGVSDRGILVALGTAMQESWLRNLDWGDRDSLGLFQQRPSTGWGTAEQVLDRERSTRVFYGGPADPNGSDTRGLLDIAGWENLSYADAAQAVQISAYPDRYAQWEQPATEWLAVLG
- the pknB gene encoding Stk1 family PASTA domain-containing Ser/Thr kinase; its protein translation is MSTSQQADPLIGRLVDGRYRVRARIARGGMATVYVATDLRLERRVALKVMHGHLSDDTVFQSRFIQEARSAARLSDPHVVNVFDQGQDGEMAYLVMEYLPGITLRELLREHKRLTVDQTLTIMDAILSGLAAAHRAGIVHRDVKPENVLLAEDGRIKIGDFGLARATTANTASGAQLMGTIAYLAPELVTRGTADARSDIYSLGIMLYEMLAGEQPYKGEQPMQIAYQHATDSVPRPSAKNPSVPEQLDELVLWSTEREPDDRPVDAGVMLQRLREIEKELGLAPQVARAVSVGTVGPSSPAESRELTKVLPQTATVPDAPTEDTDNAARLRARTRRRTARGVWLLLLVLLLAGGSAATGWWFGSGPGSLVEVPDVSQRSFADAENLLAQNQLRAQAQDVNDREIPAGTTVGSDPPATSRLDKETVVTVFVSAGPATHQIPELTGKSVDEVRGILEAAYVGVGDVGQEFTDAEANTVLSASITPRSGGDAIDCTGGCTVYEGDAASLMASLGPVPDVAGMTTAQAERELQAVNLSTTTSEEYSNSVASGTVIAIGDRDGGGNWRPGDTVTLRVSIGPKPVMIPENIVGMSIRDAVSTLENLGFEVNAGIDDGTLPLGFKYWDIYKVRASNPKAGTTAPQGSTVTLTPTL
- a CDS encoding 3-deoxy-7-phosphoheptulonate synthase class II translates to MNQQLHDLDHWRSLPIKQQPQWYDEGAVAAASAELATLPPLVFAGEVDILRDRLARAAAGQAFLLQGGDCAETFAGATAEQIRNRIKTVLQMAVVLTYGASMPVVKMGRMAGQFAKPRSSDVETRGGVTLPAYRGDIVNGYDFTEESRKADPARLLKGYHTAASTLNLIRAFTQGGFADLREVHSWNKGFASTPANQAYEAMATEIDRAIKFMEAAGADFDELTRVEFYTGHEGLLMDYERPMTRIDSRTGLPYNTSSHFQWIGERTRELDGAHVDYFSKIRNPIGVKLGPTTTAETALALIDKLDPEREPGRLTFITRMGAGKIRDALPPLLEAVRDSGATPLWVTDPMHGNGITTPTGYKTRRFDDVVDEVRGFFEAHRAVGTHPGGIHVELTGDDVTECLGGAEQIDEATLATRYESLCDPRLNHRQSLELAFLVAEELEKR
- a CDS encoding lysophospholipid acyltransferase family protein, translated to MFYWLMKYVVIGPVIKAVFRPWLVGRRNIPRDGAAILASNHLSFSDSIFLPLMIDRRMAFLAKSDYFTGKGLKGWATRMFFTATGQLPIDRSGGKASEASLNTGLGVLGRGELLGIYPEGTRSPDGTLYRGRTGIARMALEARVPVIPVVMVDTGAVMPIGQRLPRVGRVGIIIGEPLDFSRFDGMEGDRYILRSVTDEIMVALQRLGEQRYEDVYASTVKDRLATAQAAKAPASRH
- a CDS encoding ROK family glucokinase, producing the protein MQNVGIDIGGTKIAGGVVAEDGTIVEKLRVDTPIDPAALVDAVVDMADHLRRAHEIHAIGVAAAGFISSDRSTVIYAPNIDWRNEPLRARLEGRLDAPVTIENDANAAGWGEYRFGAGQGVRDMVMLTMGTGVGGAVVTDGELFRGGHGIGGELGHMRFVRGGHPCGCGQNGCLEQYASGRALQREANAIADEGGIGAALAAVRDEKGAIPGPAVSRLVLAGDPGAIEALRRVATALGEACGGFQAVLDPELFVIGGGVAQLGADLLVPVRLAYETSLPGYGERPVAEFTIARLGNDAGLIGVADLAGKER